The following are from one region of the Cytobacillus firmus genome:
- a CDS encoding IclR family transcriptional regulator, translating into MPIIQSVERALKIMDLFDERERELSITEISKRMNLHKSTVHSLLKTLQEQRYISQNEENGKYRLGLKLFERGNMVLSNLDLRKVARKHLERLSAMTNLTVHLVILDGQDGVYIDKVEGSGVTVLYSRIGRRVPVHTSAVGKSLISTKTDAELDQFLENYQYTKQTPKSISSKEELLSEVAHVRTAGYSVDNEENEPGIVCYAVPIKDYSGQVIAGISMSMPASKVTDEIREHHVGLLKECSTSISQDLGYEYQKI; encoded by the coding sequence ATGCCTATTATCCAATCAGTGGAACGTGCATTAAAAATTATGGATTTATTTGACGAGCGGGAAAGAGAATTATCCATTACAGAAATAAGCAAAAGAATGAATCTGCATAAAAGCACGGTTCATTCGCTGCTGAAGACTTTGCAGGAACAGAGATACATCTCCCAGAATGAGGAAAATGGAAAGTATCGTCTGGGACTTAAGCTTTTCGAACGGGGCAATATGGTCCTGAGTAATCTTGATTTGCGGAAAGTTGCCAGAAAGCATCTTGAAAGGCTATCCGCCATGACGAACTTAACGGTCCATCTGGTCATTCTCGACGGACAGGATGGAGTTTATATCGATAAGGTTGAAGGAAGCGGAGTTACGGTTCTTTACTCCCGCATCGGACGCCGGGTTCCCGTTCATACAAGCGCGGTAGGCAAATCGCTCATTTCAACGAAAACAGATGCCGAACTGGATCAGTTTCTTGAAAACTATCAGTACACAAAACAAACACCTAAATCAATCTCTTCGAAAGAAGAATTACTCTCGGAGGTTGCTCATGTCCGCACGGCTGGCTATTCAGTGGATAACGAAGAAAACGAACCGGGCATTGTCTGTTATGCTGTTCCGATCAAAGACTATTCCGGTCAGGTTATAGCCGGGATAAGCATGTCCATGCCTGCTTCTAAAGTAACGGATGAAATCCGTGAACACCACGTGGGACTTCTGAAAGAGTGCAGCACCAGCATATCGCAGGATCTCGGGTATGAGTACCAAAAAATTTAA
- a CDS encoding fumarylacetoacetate hydrolase family protein, whose translation MRIIRYLKGNEKQLAAVTNENEAADLPFSDFMSLIAKAREDNKTPFDIVKQIAEESEKLPLENLQLTTPIDAPEVWASGVTYKKSREARNYEATQGKLDRETFYDKVYDAVRPEIFFKSTSARTVGPNDPVYLRSDSNWQIPEPELGLVIDKDGKVLGYTAGNDMSCRDIEGENPLYLPQAKVWKNSCSIGPAIVLAETVSDPYEFQIICRIYRDEELVFYGDAQVSQLKRTLDELVQYLVLDNQIFDGTVLLTGTCVVPPNEFTLAENDRIEIEIPGIGILNNPVVQSQQVGQAAKG comes from the coding sequence ATGAGAATTATCCGCTATCTAAAAGGAAATGAAAAACAACTGGCAGCTGTAACGAATGAGAATGAAGCAGCCGACCTTCCATTCAGCGATTTTATGTCACTGATTGCTAAAGCGCGCGAAGATAACAAAACACCGTTTGATATTGTAAAACAGATTGCCGAGGAATCAGAAAAACTGCCGCTGGAAAATCTTCAATTAACCACTCCAATTGATGCTCCAGAAGTTTGGGCTTCAGGCGTAACCTATAAAAAAAGCAGGGAAGCGCGAAACTATGAAGCCACACAAGGAAAGCTTGACAGAGAAACGTTCTATGACAAAGTCTATGATGCGGTGCGTCCGGAAATCTTTTTCAAGTCAACATCTGCAAGAACGGTAGGTCCCAATGATCCTGTATACCTTCGGTCCGATTCCAACTGGCAAATCCCGGAGCCTGAGCTGGGGCTTGTCATTGATAAAGATGGCAAGGTGCTTGGCTATACGGCTGGAAATGATATGAGCTGCCGGGATATAGAAGGGGAAAATCCGCTGTACCTGCCGCAGGCAAAGGTTTGGAAGAATTCCTGTTCCATAGGGCCGGCTATTGTATTGGCCGAGACTGTTTCAGATCCTTATGAATTTCAGATTATTTGCCGCATCTACCGGGATGAAGAGCTTGTATTTTATGGAGATGCTCAAGTCAGCCAGCTGAAGCGCACCCTGGATGAGTTGGTCCAATACCTGGTGCTGGATAACCAAATCTTTGACGGAACGGTCCTTCTTACAGGAACCTGCGTTGTGCCGCCAAACGAATTTACTTTAGCGGAAAATGACAGGATTGAAATTGAAATCCCTGGCATTGGCATCCTGAATAACCCGGTTGTCCAAAGCCAGCAAGTAGGGCAGGCAGCTAAGGGGTGA
- a CDS encoding UxaA family hydrolase — MSGYKTLFLNEKDSVAVALSDIPAGAEVIVKTEGIEKTVRILEPIRFGHKFAVRAISQGDDIIKYGEVIGAAVAPIDAGEHVHVHNLEGKRGRGDKVVQ; from the coding sequence ATGAGTGGGTACAAGACACTGTTTTTAAATGAAAAGGATAGTGTAGCTGTAGCTCTTTCCGATATACCTGCGGGAGCGGAAGTGATTGTTAAAACAGAGGGCATCGAAAAAACAGTTAGAATTCTTGAGCCTATCCGTTTTGGCCATAAATTTGCAGTACGGGCCATTTCCCAGGGAGACGACATTATTAAATATGGTGAGGTAATCGGGGCAGCAGTCGCTCCAATCGATGCAGGGGAACATGTGCATGTTCATAATCTCGAAGGCAAAAGAGGAAGGGGTGACAAAGTTGTTCAATGA